Proteins encoded in a region of the Triticum dicoccoides isolate Atlit2015 ecotype Zavitan chromosome 3A, WEW_v2.0, whole genome shotgun sequence genome:
- the LOC119272107 gene encoding peroxidase 2-like, giving the protein MAAKLAALVVLVAFLAGPAACEGASICFNGWLRLPTFNPWLCSRGSRMRSRSWQRGASPSGLGLGHGYYDNRWSKSYCPRAEVIVRGAVKDAVAAYPGIGAGLIRLFFHDCFVRGCDASVLLTTTNSNNSDTEREGLPNKNSLRGFQVIDAAKVAIEAACPGRVSCADIVAFAARDASYFLSNRRINTRMTGGRYDGRESFANETDQLPGPFSTVTELQTSFTAKGLTSDEMVTLSGAHTIGRARCMFFSSRFSEMDPAFAAKLKAQCNGNDDTNVKQDDVTPYVLDKQYYRNVIDRRVLFTSDAVLNSIKTITQVTENANIAGTWERKFERAMENMGKIGIKTRADQGAEIRKVCSRVNN; this is encoded by the exons ATGGCCGCTAAGCTCGCAGCGCTCGTCGTCTTGGTCGCGTTCCTCGCCGGGCCGGCGGCGTGCGAGGGCGCCAGCATTTGCTTCAACGGCTGGCTGAGGCTACCCACCTTCAACCCATGGCTCTGTTCTCGCGGCTCCAGGATGAGAAGCCGTTCGTGGCAGCGGGGGGCTTCTCCCTCGGGGTTAGGGCTCGGCCACGGCTACTACGACAACAGGTGGTCGAAGTCGTACTGCCCCAGAGCGGAAGTGATCGTGAGGGGTGCCGTGAAGGACGCCGTGGCCGCGTACCCTGGCATTGGTGCGGGGCTTATCCGTCTCttcttccacgactgcttcgtTCGG GGGTGTGATGCTTCCGTCCTCCTCACCACGACCAACTCCAATAACAGCGACACAGAGAGGGAAGGCCTTCCCAACAAGAACAGCCTGCGAGGGTTCCAGGTGATCGACGCGGCCAAGGTGGCAATCGAGGCCGCCTGCCCCGGCAGGGTCTCATGCGCCGACATCGTCGCCTTCGCCGCCCGCGACGCATCCTACTTCCTCAGCAACCGCAGGATCAACACCCGGATGACAGGCGGCCGCTACGACGGGCGTGAGTCCTTTGCCAACGAGACCGACCAGCTGCCCGGGCCCTTCTCCACTGTCACGGAGCTCCAGACGAGTTTCACGGCCAAAGGGCTCACCTCAGATGAGATGGTCACGCTCTCTGGTGCGCACACAATCGGCCGCGCCCGCTGCATGTTCTTCTCCAGCCGCTTCTCTGAAATGGACCCGGCATTTGCCGCCAAGCTCAAGGCCCAATGCAATGGCAACGACGACACCAACGTGAAGCAAGACGATGTGACCCCCTATGTCCTGGATAAGCAGTACTACCGAAACGTGATCGATCGGAGAGTGTTGTTCACctccgacgccgtgctcaactcgatAAAAACGATAACACAGGTGACAGAAAATGCGAACATTGCCGGGACGTGGGAGAGGAAGTTCGAGAGAGCCATGGAGAACATGGGAAAAATCGGGATCAAGACCAGAGCCGACCAAGGTGCAGAGATCAGGAAGGTATGCTCGAGAGTCAACAACTAA